CTATCTACCATATATTTTTGTAAAGCATTTGTTGCCTGAGCAGCTTCTTCAGGTGATAAGCCGTTTTCCAATGTTTTCTTTGTCCAAGGGTCCGCCCGTAAAGTAGCCCATAACATACCAATATGCTGTTGTTGTACAGCTTCTCTGAATTGATCGCTTATCCCAATACCTCTGCTTGTTTTTTTATACATTTCCCAGCCTAGAAGCGTTGATAATTGTCCTACTTTTTCTGCCAGTGTCATTTGGCTTAATAGGTCATCTACACGTTGATTGATCGGGAGGGAAGCGTTTTTATAAGCAGGTTTGTCTGCTGGCTTTTTAAAAGAAAATAATGAAAAACAGGTGATTAAGATTAAACTTAAGTAATAATATTTGTTCATATTGTTTATACACTAAATATTCGGAGGGATTGATCTTGTAAAAATATGCAAAAAATAAATAGGTGTCTGTAGTACAATTATACTTTTGGACAAAAAAATAAACCGTTCCAACTTCTTAGAACGGTTTATAATTTTATGGTTGAACTAAAAAGTTTATTTACTTCGATTTTTTAGATCCTTCTTCACCTTCCATTTGCTCTTTTAATTGAGCTAATACATCAAGATCACCTAAAGTAGATTTTTCAACAGAATCTTTCACCTTTTTAACGGCATTAGATGCTGCTTTTGCTTCTTTCTTACGGTTATTGAATTCTTCAACGCGAGCTTCAGCTCTTTCATCTTCCCAGATACGGGAATGCGAAATAACAATACGCTTGGCTTCCTTATTGAACTCAATAATTTTGAAATCAGCAGTTTCTTCTGCTTTCAGCGCTTTACCATCTTCTTTGATGCTATGTTTGCTAGGGCAGAAACCTTCTACACCATAAGGAAGTGCTACGATATCTCCTTTATCAGTCACTTTAAGAACAGTTCCTTCGTGAATAGAATCCACTGTGAAGACGGTTTCAAAAGTGTCCCAAGGGTTTTCTTCCAATTGTTTGTGACCTAAGCTTAATTTACGGTTTTCTTCGTCAAGTTCCAAAACAACCACATCTAATTCTTCGCCTACCTTAGTAAATTCATTCGGATGGTTTACTTTTTTAGACCAAGATAAGTCAGAAATATGGATCAATCCATCTATGCCTTCTTCGATCTCAACAAATACACCGAAGTTCGTCATATTTTTTACAATCGCTTTATGTTTGCTTCCGATAGGATAACGTTCAGCTATGTTTTTCCATGGATCTGGCGTCAATTGCTTAATACCTAAGCTCATTTTACGTTCATCACGATCTAAAGTCAATACTTCCGCTTCGATTTCGTCGCCAACTTTCAAAAATTCTTGTGGGCTACGTAAGTTCTGAGACCATGACATTTCTGATACGTGAATTAAACCTTCAACACCTGGTGTAATCTCTAAGAAAGCACCATAATCTGCAACGGTAACGATTTTACCTTTTACCTTAGAGCCAACTGCTAACTCGGTATCAAGAGACTCCCAAGGATGCGGAGTAAGTTGCTTCAATCCTAAAGCAATACGCTTTTTCTCATCGTCAAAATCAAGCACAACAACATTGATTTTTTCATCTAACGATAATACTTCTTTAGGATGCTCTATACGGCCCCAAGAAATATCAGT
This Olivibacter sp. SDN3 DNA region includes the following protein-coding sequences:
- the rpsA gene encoding 30S ribosomal protein S1 is translated as MAKKQEAEKELKAKQAEIQDTDEKSVKEKENIESEADSKFIDEIKSNTWITPEGDFDWDQDEKGFGNYSAEERSKLEEQYAGTFNSVNKGEIVEGTVVSINNKDVVLNIGFKSDGLVSLSEFRDLPELKVGDKVDVFVESREDENGQLVLSRKRAKTQKSWEAINEALENDTIINGFVKSRTKGGLIVDIKGVEAFLPGSQIDIKPIRDYDIYVGKTMEFKVVKINHEFKNVVVSHKVLIEDDLENQKSEIVAKLEKGQVLEGTVKNITDFGVFIDLGGVDGLLHITDISWGRIEHPKEVLSLDEKINVVVLDFDDEKKRIALGLKQLTPHPWESLDTELAVGSKVKGKIVTVADYGAFLEITPGVEGLIHVSEMSWSQNLRSPQEFLKVGDEIEAEVLTLDRDERKMSLGIKQLTPDPWKNIAERYPIGSKHKAIVKNMTNFGVFVEIEEGIDGLIHISDLSWSKKVNHPNEFTKVGEELDVVVLELDEENRKLSLGHKQLEENPWDTFETVFTVDSIHEGTVLKVTDKGDIVALPYGVEGFCPSKHSIKEDGKALKAEETADFKIIEFNKEAKRIVISHSRIWEDERAEARVEEFNNRKKEAKAASNAVKKVKDSVEKSTLGDLDVLAQLKEQMEGEEGSKKSK